Proteins co-encoded in one Paraburkholderia terrae genomic window:
- a CDS encoding SDR family oxidoreductase, which yields MKRLQGKVALVTGAGRGIGAAIATAFAREGASVVLAELDIETAQYTAADIATQTGGKTLAVQTDVTQSASVQRAVSEGESAFGPIDVLVNNAGINVFCDPLTMTDEDWRRCFAVDLDGVWNGCRAVLPGMVERGAGSIVNIASTHSFKIIPGCFPYPVAKHGVIGLTRALGIEYAPRNVRVNAIAPGYIETQLTRDWWDGQTDPAAAKQATLDLQPMKRIGKPEEVAMTAVFLASDEAPFINASCITVDGGRSALYHD from the coding sequence ATGAAACGGCTGCAAGGCAAGGTCGCGCTGGTGACGGGTGCGGGACGCGGCATCGGCGCGGCGATCGCGACGGCGTTCGCGCGCGAGGGCGCCTCAGTCGTGCTCGCGGAACTCGACATCGAAACCGCGCAGTACACGGCCGCCGACATCGCTACGCAAACGGGCGGCAAGACGCTCGCCGTGCAGACGGACGTCACGCAATCGGCTTCCGTACAGCGCGCGGTGAGCGAAGGCGAAAGCGCCTTCGGCCCGATCGACGTGCTGGTGAACAACGCAGGCATCAACGTGTTTTGCGACCCGCTGACGATGACCGACGAAGACTGGCGCCGCTGTTTCGCCGTCGATCTGGACGGCGTGTGGAATGGCTGCCGCGCGGTGTTGCCGGGGATGGTCGAGCGCGGCGCGGGCAGCATCGTGAACATCGCGTCGACACACTCGTTCAAGATCATTCCGGGCTGCTTCCCGTACCCGGTCGCGAAGCACGGCGTGATCGGCCTGACGCGTGCGCTCGGTATCGAATACGCGCCGCGCAACGTGCGCGTGAATGCGATCGCGCCGGGTTACATCGAAACGCAGCTGACGCGCGACTGGTGGGACGGTCAGACCGACCCCGCCGCTGCGAAGCAAGCGACGCTCGATCTGCAGCCGATGAAGCGCATCGGCAAGCCGGAAGAAGTGGCGATGACAGCCGTATTTCTCGCGTCGGATGAAGCGCCTTTCATCAACGCGAGTTGCATCACGGTCGATGGCGGGCGCTCTGCGCTTTACCACGACTAA
- the araG gene encoding L-arabinose ABC transporter ATP-binding protein AraG, with protein sequence MSATLRFDNIGKVFPGVRALDGISFDVHAGQVHGLMGENGAGKSTLLKILGGEYQPDSGRVMIDGNEVRFASAGASIASGIAVIHQELQYVPDLTVSENLLLGRLPNTVGFVKKADAKRYVREQLAAMGVDLDPNAKLRKLSIAQRQMVEICKALMRNARVIALDEPTSSLSHRETEVLFKLVRNLRADNRALIYISHRMDEIYQLCDACTIFRDGRKVASHPTLEGVSRDTIVAEMVGREISDIYGYRPRELGEVRFSVKNIEGRPLTEPASFEVRRGEIVGFFGLVGAGRSELMHLIYGDDPKKGGELVLDGKPIKVKSAGDAIRQGIVLCPEDRKEEGIVAIASVSENINISCRRHYLKAGLFLDRKKEAETADRFIKLLKIKTPSRRQKIRFLSGGNQQKAILSRWLAEPDLRVVILDEPTRGIDVGAKHEIYNVIYELAQRGCAIVMISSELPEVLGVSDRILVMRQGRISGELPRSAATEQSVLNLALPKSSTTAQAA encoded by the coding sequence GTGTCAGCGACGCTGCGTTTTGACAATATCGGCAAGGTGTTTCCAGGCGTGCGTGCGCTCGACGGCATCTCTTTCGACGTGCATGCCGGCCAGGTGCATGGCCTGATGGGCGAAAACGGCGCAGGGAAATCGACCCTGCTGAAGATTCTCGGCGGTGAATATCAGCCGGATTCCGGCCGCGTGATGATCGACGGCAACGAAGTGCGTTTTGCAAGTGCGGGCGCATCGATTGCTTCGGGCATCGCGGTGATTCACCAGGAACTGCAGTACGTGCCGGACCTGACGGTATCGGAGAACCTGCTGCTCGGCCGCTTGCCGAACACGGTCGGCTTCGTGAAGAAGGCCGATGCCAAGCGCTACGTGCGCGAGCAGCTCGCGGCGATGGGCGTGGATCTCGATCCGAACGCGAAGCTGCGCAAGCTGTCGATCGCGCAACGCCAGATGGTCGAAATCTGCAAGGCGCTGATGCGCAACGCTCGCGTGATCGCGCTCGACGAGCCGACCAGCTCGCTGTCGCACCGCGAAACGGAAGTGCTGTTCAAGCTGGTGCGCAATCTGCGCGCCGACAACCGCGCGCTGATCTACATCTCGCACCGGATGGACGAGATCTATCAGCTGTGCGACGCATGCACGATTTTCCGCGACGGTCGCAAGGTCGCGTCACATCCGACGCTTGAAGGCGTGAGCCGCGACACGATCGTGGCCGAAATGGTCGGCCGCGAAATCTCTGACATCTACGGCTACCGGCCGCGTGAACTCGGCGAAGTGCGCTTCTCGGTGAAGAACATCGAAGGCCGCCCGCTGACGGAACCGGCGAGCTTCGAAGTGCGGCGCGGCGAGATCGTCGGCTTCTTCGGGCTGGTGGGCGCGGGCCGCAGCGAACTGATGCACCTGATCTACGGCGACGATCCGAAGAAGGGCGGCGAACTGGTACTCGACGGCAAGCCGATCAAGGTGAAAAGCGCCGGCGATGCGATCCGCCAGGGCATCGTGCTGTGCCCGGAAGACCGCAAGGAAGAAGGCATCGTCGCGATTGCTTCCGTGTCGGAGAACATCAATATCAGCTGCCGCCGTCATTATCTGAAGGCGGGGTTGTTTCTCGATCGCAAGAAGGAAGCCGAAACGGCTGACCGCTTCATCAAGCTGCTGAAGATCAAGACGCCGAGCCGTCGGCAGAAGATCCGCTTCCTGTCGGGCGGCAACCAGCAGAAGGCGATTCTGTCGCGCTGGCTGGCCGAGCCGGATCTGCGCGTCGTGATTCTCGACGAGCCGACGCGCGGTATCGACGTTGGCGCGAAGCATGAAATCTACAACGTGATTTACGAGCTGGCCCAGCGTGGCTGCGCGATCGTGATGATCTCGTCGGAACTGCCGGAAGTGCTGGGCGTGTCCGACCGGATTCTCGTGATGCGCCAGGGGCGCATTTCGGGCGAACTGCCGCGCAGCGCCGCCACCGAGCAATCGGTGCTGAACCTCGCGCTGCCGAAGAGTTCGACGACGGCGCAGGCGGCCTGA
- a CDS encoding CinA family protein has translation MATDSVVHQLAIRAGNRLRDERLMLATAESCTGGMVATAITDISGSSGWFERGFVTYSNQAKSEMIGVPPDLIEKHGAVSEPVARAMVEGALRNSRAQVALSITGVAGPGGGTETKPVGMVCFGWSNRLHTVVETLVFKGDRERVRVQAATHALRGLLTLLDERER, from the coding sequence ATGGCTACCGATTCCGTCGTTCACCAACTCGCCATTCGCGCCGGCAATCGTCTGCGCGATGAGCGGCTGATGCTTGCCACGGCTGAATCCTGCACGGGCGGCATGGTCGCGACGGCCATCACCGATATTTCCGGCAGCAGCGGATGGTTCGAGCGCGGCTTCGTCACATACTCGAACCAGGCCAAGAGCGAGATGATCGGCGTGCCGCCCGATCTCATCGAGAAGCACGGCGCCGTGTCCGAGCCCGTCGCGCGGGCGATGGTCGAGGGCGCGTTGCGGAATTCCCGCGCGCAGGTCGCGCTGTCCATTACGGGCGTGGCGGGCCCCGGCGGCGGCACCGAGACAAAGCCGGTCGGGATGGTGTGCTTCGGTTGGAGCAACCGGCTGCATACCGTCGTCGAGACGCTGGTGTTCAAGGGCGACCGCGAGCGCGTGCGCGTGCAGGCGGCGACGCACGCATTGCGCGGGCTGTTGACCTTGCTCGACGAGCGGGAGCGCTGA
- a CDS encoding phosphatidylglycerophosphatase A family protein, translated as MQNESSLGPAGSFSEAPTGGQPGPSGGTPDGKPEGTSNGEPRAPRPRRATARFMLSHPLHILSLGFGSGLSPIAPGTFGTLFAWASFAAFSAQLTVIEWGILIVVGFVAGIGICGFTANRLGIEDPSPVVWDEIVAFWLVLLMVTPATFTGQLWAFIVFRFFDMVKPPPIRYFDRRLKGGFGIMFDDLVAAFFTLLVIALWRMSV; from the coding sequence ATGCAGAATGAATCCTCGCTTGGCCCGGCCGGCAGTTTCTCCGAGGCGCCAACAGGCGGACAGCCCGGCCCATCCGGTGGTACACCCGACGGCAAGCCTGAAGGAACCTCGAACGGCGAGCCGCGTGCGCCGCGGCCACGCCGCGCGACCGCGCGCTTCATGCTGTCACATCCATTGCATATCTTGTCGCTGGGTTTCGGCAGCGGCCTGTCGCCGATCGCGCCCGGCACGTTCGGCACGCTGTTCGCTTGGGCATCGTTCGCTGCGTTCAGTGCGCAGCTGACCGTCATCGAATGGGGCATTCTGATCGTCGTCGGTTTTGTCGCGGGCATCGGCATTTGCGGCTTCACTGCGAACCGGCTCGGCATTGAAGATCCGTCGCCTGTCGTGTGGGACGAGATCGTCGCGTTCTGGCTGGTGCTGCTGATGGTGACGCCCGCCACCTTCACGGGACAGCTGTGGGCGTTCATCGTGTTCCGCTTCTTCGACATGGTGAAGCCGCCGCCCATCCGTTATTTCGACCGCAGACTGAAAGGTGGCTTTGGCATCATGTTCGACGATCTCGTCGCGGCGTTCTTCACGTTGCTCGTGATTGCGCTCTGGCGGATGTCGGTCTGA
- a CDS encoding aldose 1-epimerase — MTVANSAVPSSPQSRARRARLEATVQPVLAGPSTSAVAVGAGSAADVACVTLANSLLRLDVAPSLGGGITRFDFRNEGTLVPVFRRCRHVDADTDANDLACYSLLPYSNRIGGGQFMLGERAIDVPCNRTGEPLPIHGDGWLADWTIAASDAENLTLTLDRRDGKPYAYRATQTYALDGSTLVITLEIENTGREAMPFGLGVHPFLVRDADTQLSAAAAGLWLSDEDWLPVRHVPVPPAWQFGVAYPLPRSLVNHAFTGWSGHATVVWPKRRLSLTMSSSTEYYILYTPTSKDFFCFEPVDHPINAMNLPGGAADNGMTMLARGQRLARSFSFAVERTGLRAMAGGRAAKRG; from the coding sequence ATGACTGTCGCGAATTCCGCTGTCCCATCTTCTCCACAATCGCGCGCGCGGCGCGCCCGGCTCGAGGCCACCGTGCAGCCGGTGCTGGCCGGGCCGAGTACGTCCGCAGTGGCGGTCGGCGCGGGAAGCGCCGCCGACGTCGCGTGCGTGACGCTCGCCAATTCGCTGCTGCGTCTCGATGTGGCGCCGTCGCTGGGCGGCGGCATCACGCGCTTCGACTTTCGCAACGAAGGCACGCTCGTGCCTGTGTTCCGGCGCTGCCGTCATGTCGATGCGGACACCGACGCGAATGATCTCGCCTGCTATTCGCTGCTGCCGTATTCGAACCGGATCGGCGGCGGGCAATTCATGCTCGGCGAGCGCGCGATCGACGTGCCGTGCAACCGCACGGGCGAGCCATTGCCGATTCACGGCGACGGCTGGCTTGCGGACTGGACCATCGCGGCCTCTGACGCCGAAAACCTCACACTGACGCTCGACCGTCGCGACGGTAAACCGTACGCGTATCGCGCGACGCAGACTTACGCGCTCGACGGATCGACGCTCGTCATCACGCTCGAAATCGAAAATACCGGACGCGAAGCGATGCCGTTCGGCCTCGGCGTGCATCCGTTTCTGGTGCGCGATGCCGACACGCAACTGTCGGCGGCTGCGGCGGGCTTGTGGCTGTCGGACGAAGACTGGCTCCCCGTGCGCCACGTGCCCGTGCCGCCCGCGTGGCAGTTCGGCGTTGCGTATCCGTTGCCGCGCTCGCTTGTCAATCACGCGTTTACCGGCTGGAGCGGACATGCGACGGTCGTGTGGCCGAAGCGGCGTCTGTCGTTGACGATGTCGTCGAGCACCGAGTACTACATTCTTTACACGCCGACGTCGAAAGACTTTTTCTGCTTCGAACCCGTCGATCACCCGATCAACGCGATGAACCTGCCGGGCGGCGCTGCCGACAACGGCATGACGATGCTCGCGCGCGGCCAGCGGCTTGCACGCTCGTTCAGCTTCGCGGTCGAGCGCACAGGACTGCGCGCGATGGCGGGTGGGCGCGCGGCGAAGCGCGGGTAG
- the pyrF gene encoding orotidine-5'-phosphate decarboxylase, whose amino-acid sequence MSTFIQTLDHAWHTTNSLLCVGLDPEPTRFPGAYANRSDAIFDFCKRIVDATAPYASSFKPQIAYFAAHRAEEQLEQLIAHIHLKHPGLPVILDAKRGDIGSTAEQYAREAFDRYRADAVTVNPYMGFDSIEPYLEHDGKGVIVLCRTSNPGGSDLQFLETEGRPLYQTVARLAAEKWNAKGQLGLVVGATFPKEIEVVRGIVGDMPLLIPGIGAQGGDVEATVRAGRTAAGAGMLINSSRAILYAGKGDDWVEAAAQAAKDTRDRINAFR is encoded by the coding sequence ATGTCCACATTCATCCAGACGCTCGACCACGCATGGCACACGACGAATTCGCTGCTGTGCGTCGGCCTCGATCCCGAGCCGACCAGGTTTCCCGGCGCGTACGCCAACCGTTCTGACGCGATCTTCGATTTCTGCAAGAGGATCGTCGACGCGACAGCGCCTTATGCATCGTCGTTCAAGCCGCAAATTGCCTACTTCGCCGCGCATCGCGCCGAAGAGCAGCTCGAGCAGCTGATCGCGCACATTCACCTGAAGCATCCGGGTCTGCCCGTGATTCTGGACGCGAAGCGCGGCGATATCGGCAGCACGGCCGAGCAGTACGCGCGTGAAGCGTTCGACCGTTATCGCGCCGATGCCGTCACGGTGAATCCGTACATGGGCTTCGATTCGATCGAGCCGTATCTGGAGCATGACGGCAAGGGCGTGATCGTGCTGTGCCGGACGTCGAATCCAGGCGGCTCGGATTTGCAGTTTCTGGAGACGGAAGGTCGTCCGCTGTATCAGACCGTCGCGCGGCTCGCGGCGGAAAAATGGAACGCGAAGGGCCAGCTGGGTCTGGTGGTCGGCGCGACGTTCCCGAAGGAAATCGAAGTGGTGCGCGGCATCGTCGGCGACATGCCGCTGCTGATTCCAGGTATCGGCGCGCAAGGCGGCGACGTCGAAGCGACGGTCCGGGCGGGCCGCACGGCAGCGGGCGCGGGCATGCTGATCAATTCGTCGCGTGCGATTCTGTACGCGGGCAAGGGCGACGATTGGGTCGAAGCCGCCGCGCAAGCCGCGAAGGATACGCGCGACCGGATCAACGCGTTTCGTTAA
- a CDS encoding 2-dehydro-3-deoxy-6-phosphogalactonate aldolase has product MSLDLNLPAPYQPHAGLMAAFEACPLVAILRGITPADAADHGRALYEAGFRIIEVPLNSPNPFDSIAAIRQALPADAIIGAGTVLRGELVHDVKAAGGELIVMPHSDPEVVTTAKSLAMACAPGVATPTEAFIALKNGADVLKMFPAEQLGCQVVKAWRAVIHKDVPLLPVGGVLPDNMGPFLSAGANGFGLGSALYKPGQPATTTASHAKAFINGLRIARAGVNK; this is encoded by the coding sequence ATGTCACTCGATCTGAATCTGCCCGCACCGTACCAGCCGCACGCCGGCCTGATGGCCGCGTTCGAAGCGTGCCCGCTGGTTGCGATTCTGCGCGGCATCACGCCCGCCGATGCCGCCGATCACGGCCGCGCGCTGTACGAAGCGGGCTTTCGCATCATCGAAGTGCCGCTCAATTCGCCGAACCCGTTCGACAGCATCGCGGCGATCCGCCAGGCGCTGCCCGCCGATGCCATCATCGGCGCGGGCACGGTGCTGCGAGGCGAACTCGTGCACGACGTGAAGGCGGCGGGCGGTGAACTGATCGTGATGCCGCACAGCGACCCCGAAGTCGTGACGACGGCGAAGTCGCTCGCGATGGCATGCGCGCCGGGCGTCGCAACGCCGACGGAAGCCTTTATCGCGCTGAAGAACGGCGCGGACGTGCTGAAGATGTTCCCCGCCGAACAGCTCGGCTGCCAGGTCGTGAAGGCGTGGCGCGCGGTGATTCACAAGGACGTGCCGCTGCTTCCCGTCGGCGGAGTCTTGCCGGACAACATGGGTCCGTTCCTCTCCGCAGGCGCGAATGGATTCGGCCTCGGCTCGGCGCTGTACAAGCCCGGCCAGCCAGCGACGACGACGGCTTCGCATGCGAAAGCGTTCATCAACGGCCTGCGCATCGCGCGCGCGGGCGTGAACAAATGA
- a CDS encoding cupin domain-containing protein has product MARHIDRDELIRRFDLQPHPEGGFFRETYRSSDAIRREGSANSRSASTAIYYLLCDGAHSAWHRIQSDEVWHFYAGDPLNVYALEDDGSLTVHRLGNALEHADCVFQAVVRSGRWFAAQCDDAASVALVGCTVAPGFEFSEFEIADVDALVREYPQHRDLIEKLGPAGA; this is encoded by the coding sequence ATGGCCCGTCATATCGACCGCGATGAACTGATCCGCCGCTTCGATCTCCAGCCACATCCCGAAGGCGGGTTCTTTCGCGAGACGTACCGCTCGTCCGATGCCATCCGGCGCGAAGGTTCCGCCAATTCCCGCTCCGCTTCCACGGCGATCTACTACCTGCTTTGCGATGGCGCGCACTCCGCGTGGCACCGCATTCAGTCGGACGAAGTCTGGCATTTCTATGCCGGCGATCCGCTCAACGTTTATGCGCTGGAAGACGACGGCTCGCTCACCGTTCATCGTTTGGGCAACGCGCTCGAACATGCCGACTGCGTGTTTCAAGCCGTTGTGCGGTCAGGTAGGTGGTTCGCCGCGCAATGCGACGACGCGGCGAGCGTTGCGCTCGTCGGCTGCACGGTCGCGCCGGGCTTCGAGTTCAGCGAGTTCGAGATTGCGGATGTCGACGCGTTGGTGCGCGAGTATCCGCAGCATCGGGACTTGATCGAAAAGCTTGGGCCGGCCGGCGCTTAA
- a CDS encoding SMP-30/gluconolactonase/LRE family protein codes for MSDTITNVQAALLVDSKCTLGEGATWDARSGLFYWTDIEGARLWRYDPRDGRSTFWRMPERLSTFALCADPHFMLLGLASRLAFIDLATAEIESIVDVEPGMNTRVNDGRCDRQGRFVFGTKDEASPVQAIGGFYRLNHDLSLERLALPSPAISNSIAFSPDGATMYFCDSPTLEIRACDYRADGSVANERLFVKLTDKTGEPDGSTVDSEGGLWNAQWGGRRVVRYDASGVETERVDVPTVQPSCVALGGAQLGTLYVTSARVGLDAQALAGDTRAGGVYVATQGRRGLPEPVFKGSPAAKRGA; via the coding sequence ATGAGCGACACGATCACCAACGTTCAGGCTGCATTGCTGGTCGATTCGAAATGCACGCTGGGCGAAGGCGCAACGTGGGACGCGCGCAGCGGCCTTTTCTACTGGACGGATATTGAAGGCGCGCGGCTCTGGCGTTACGATCCGCGCGATGGCCGCAGCACGTTCTGGCGCATGCCCGAGCGGCTGTCGACCTTCGCGTTGTGCGCCGATCCGCATTTCATGCTGTTGGGCCTCGCGTCGCGGCTGGCTTTCATCGATCTTGCAACGGCCGAGATCGAGTCCATCGTCGATGTCGAGCCGGGCATGAACACGCGCGTCAACGACGGTCGCTGCGATCGCCAGGGACGCTTCGTGTTCGGCACGAAGGACGAAGCGTCGCCAGTGCAGGCCATCGGCGGGTTTTACCGGCTGAATCACGATCTGTCGCTCGAACGTCTGGCATTGCCATCGCCGGCGATTTCGAACAGTATCGCGTTCAGCCCCGACGGCGCGACGATGTACTTCTGCGATTCGCCGACACTCGAAATCCGCGCATGCGATTACCGCGCGGACGGCAGCGTCGCGAACGAGCGGCTGTTCGTGAAGCTGACCGACAAGACGGGCGAGCCGGACGGTTCGACGGTCGATAGCGAAGGCGGCCTGTGGAATGCGCAGTGGGGCGGGCGGCGCGTGGTGCGCTACGACGCGAGCGGCGTGGAGACGGAGCGCGTCGACGTGCCGACCGTGCAGCCCAGTTGCGTCGCGCTGGGCGGCGCGCAACTCGGCACGCTGTATGTGACGAGCGCGCGCGTCGGGCTCGATGCGCAGGCGCTGGCCGGCGATACGCGCGCCGGCGGCGTGTATGTCGCGACGCAGGGCCGGCGCGGTTTGCCGGAGCCGGTGTTCAAGGGATCGCCTGCGGCGAAGCGTGGTGCGTAA
- a CDS encoding SDR family NAD(P)-dependent oxidoreductase has product MSSPANANAREEQGVYARYPSLVDRTVLITGGATGIGASFVEHFVAQGARVAFFDIDETAGDALADQLGDSRHKPLFLRVDLTDIDALKKAIADVRAALGPIEVLVNNAANDKRHKIEEVTPESFDAGIAVNIRHQFFAAQAVAEDMKAAKSGSIINLGSISWMLKNGGYPVYTLAKSAVQGLTKGLARDLGHFGIRVNALVPGWVMTDKQKRLWLDDAGRLAIKQGQCIDAELLPEDLARMALFLAADDSRMITAQDIIVDGGWA; this is encoded by the coding sequence ATGTCGTCTCCCGCCAACGCGAACGCGCGTGAAGAACAGGGCGTCTACGCGCGCTATCCGAGCCTCGTGGATCGCACGGTGCTGATCACGGGCGGCGCGACGGGTATCGGCGCATCGTTCGTCGAGCACTTCGTTGCGCAGGGCGCGCGCGTCGCGTTCTTCGATATCGACGAAACGGCGGGCGACGCGCTCGCCGATCAACTCGGCGATTCGCGTCACAAGCCACTATTCTTGCGGGTCGATCTGACCGATATCGACGCGCTGAAGAAGGCGATCGCCGACGTGCGCGCCGCGCTCGGCCCGATCGAAGTGCTGGTGAACAACGCGGCGAACGACAAGCGTCACAAGATCGAAGAAGTGACGCCCGAATCGTTCGACGCAGGCATCGCCGTCAACATCCGTCACCAGTTCTTCGCGGCGCAAGCCGTCGCCGAGGACATGAAGGCGGCGAAAAGCGGCTCGATCATCAATCTCGGCTCGATCAGCTGGATGCTGAAGAACGGCGGCTACCCTGTGTACACGCTGGCGAAGTCGGCAGTACAGGGACTCACGAAGGGACTGGCGCGCGATCTCGGTCATTTCGGCATTCGCGTGAACGCGCTGGTGCCGGGCTGGGTGATGACGGACAAGCAGAAGCGTCTGTGGCTCGACGACGCCGGGCGTCTCGCGATCAAGCAGGGCCAGTGCATCGACGCCGAGTTGTTGCCCGAAGACCTGGCGCGGATGGCGCTGTTTCTCGCCGCCGACGACAGCCGCATGATTACCGCGCAAGACATCATCGTCGATGGAGGCTGGGCATGA
- the araH gene encoding L-arabinose ABC transporter permease AraH: protein MQARENLAQQAAKSAAEALIPQANDKQKWWQQITEYSLIVIFVVMFITMSLTVDHFFSIENMLGLALSISQIGMVACTMMFCLASRDFDLSIGSTVAFAGVLCAMVLNATGNTFIAIIAAVVAGSVIGFVNGAVIAYLRINALITTLATMEIVRGLGFIVSHGQAVGVSSDTFIALGSLSMFGVSLPIWVTLVCFIVFGVMLNSTVYGRNTLAIGGNPEASRLAGINVERTRVYIFLIQGAVTALAGVILASRITSGQPNAAEGFELNVISACVLGGVSLLGGRATISGVVIGVLIMGTVENVMNLMNIDAFYQYLVRGAILLAAVLLDQLKNRGSRD, encoded by the coding sequence ATGCAAGCCAGAGAAAACCTCGCGCAACAGGCCGCCAAGAGCGCCGCTGAAGCGCTGATTCCGCAAGCCAACGACAAGCAGAAGTGGTGGCAGCAGATCACGGAGTACAGCCTGATCGTGATCTTCGTCGTGATGTTCATCACGATGTCGCTGACCGTCGATCACTTCTTCTCGATCGAGAACATGCTCGGCCTCGCGCTGTCGATTTCGCAGATCGGCATGGTCGCGTGCACGATGATGTTCTGTCTCGCGTCGCGTGACTTCGACCTTTCCATCGGCTCGACAGTCGCCTTTGCCGGTGTGTTGTGCGCGATGGTGCTCAACGCGACGGGCAACACGTTCATCGCGATCATCGCTGCCGTCGTGGCGGGTTCGGTGATCGGCTTCGTCAACGGCGCGGTGATCGCGTATCTGCGCATCAACGCGCTGATCACGACGCTCGCAACGATGGAAATCGTGCGCGGCCTCGGGTTCATCGTGTCGCACGGTCAGGCCGTGGGCGTGTCGTCGGATACGTTCATCGCGCTCGGCAGCCTGTCGATGTTCGGCGTGTCGCTGCCCATCTGGGTGACGCTGGTCTGCTTCATCGTGTTCGGCGTGATGCTGAATTCGACGGTGTACGGCCGTAACACGCTGGCGATCGGCGGCAATCCGGAAGCGTCGCGTCTCGCGGGTATCAACGTCGAGCGCACGCGCGTCTACATCTTCCTGATTCAGGGCGCGGTGACGGCGCTGGCAGGTGTGATTCTCGCGTCGCGTATCACGTCGGGTCAGCCGAACGCTGCGGAAGGCTTCGAGTTGAACGTGATTTCGGCGTGCGTGCTGGGCGGCGTGTCGCTGCTCGGTGGCCGCGCGACGATTTCGGGCGTCGTGATCGGCGTGCTGATCATGGGCACCGTCGAAAACGTGATGAACCTGATGAACATCGACGCGTTCTATCAGTACCTCGTGCGCGGCGCGATCCTGCTCGCGGCGGTGTTGCTGGACCAGTTGAAGAATCGCGGTTCGCGTGACTGA
- a CDS encoding arabinose ABC transporter substrate-binding protein, protein MKRRIFLTLAAAATAVLFNAPVAQAADPVKIGFLVKQPEEPWFQDEWKFAEAAAKEKGFTLVKIGAPSGEKVMSAIDNLAAQKAQGFVICTPDVKLGPGIVAKAKADNLKMMTVDDRLVDGAGKPIESVPHMGISAYNIGKQVGEGIAAEIKKRGWDMKDVGAIDVTYEQLPTAHDRTAGATDALIAAGFPKANIIAAPQSKTDTENAFNAANIALTKNPNFKHWVAYGLNDEAVLGAVRAAEGRGFKADNMIGIGIGGSDSALNEFKKPNPTGFFGTVIISPKRHGEETSELMYAWITQGKEPPKLTLTTGMLATRDNVGEVREKMGLASK, encoded by the coding sequence ATGAAACGCAGAATTTTCCTCACGCTGGCAGCAGCGGCGACGGCGGTGCTCTTCAACGCACCTGTCGCGCAAGCCGCCGACCCGGTCAAGATCGGCTTCCTCGTGAAGCAGCCGGAAGAGCCGTGGTTCCAGGACGAGTGGAAGTTCGCCGAAGCCGCTGCCAAGGAAAAGGGCTTCACGCTGGTGAAGATCGGCGCGCCGTCGGGCGAGAAGGTCATGAGCGCAATCGACAACCTCGCTGCGCAAAAGGCACAAGGCTTCGTGATCTGCACGCCGGACGTGAAGCTCGGACCGGGCATCGTCGCGAAGGCGAAGGCTGACAACCTGAAGATGATGACGGTGGACGACCGCCTCGTCGACGGCGCAGGCAAGCCGATCGAATCGGTGCCGCACATGGGCATCTCGGCTTACAACATCGGCAAGCAGGTTGGTGAAGGCATCGCGGCTGAAATCAAGAAGCGCGGCTGGGACATGAAGGACGTCGGCGCGATCGACGTGACCTACGAACAGCTGCCGACGGCGCATGACCGCACGGCTGGCGCAACCGACGCACTGATCGCCGCCGGTTTCCCGAAGGCCAACATCATCGCCGCGCCGCAGTCGAAGACCGACACGGAAAACGCGTTCAACGCAGCCAACATCGCGCTGACGAAGAATCCGAACTTCAAGCACTGGGTCGCCTACGGCCTGAACGACGAAGCCGTGCTCGGCGCAGTCCGTGCAGCGGAAGGCCGCGGCTTCAAGGCCGACAACATGATCGGCATCGGCATCGGCGGCTCGGACTCGGCGTTGAACGAGTTCAAGAAGCCGAACCCGACGGGCTTCTTCGGCACGGTGATCATCAGCCCGAAGCGCCACGGCGAAGAGACGTCGGAACTGATGTACGCGTGGATCACGCAAGGCAAGGAACCGCCGAAGCTCACGCTGACGACGGGCATGCTGGCCACGCGCGACAACGTCGGCGAAGTGCGTGAAAAGATGGGTCTCGCGTCGAAGTAA